One region of Vigna angularis cultivar LongXiaoDou No.4 chromosome 10, ASM1680809v1, whole genome shotgun sequence genomic DNA includes:
- the LOC108335968 gene encoding isocitrate dehydrogenase [NAD] regulatory subunit 1, mitochondrial isoform X2, giving the protein MATTRSAPLLKHLLARLNPARSVTYMPRPGDGTPRAVTLIPGDGIGPLVTGAVEQVMDAMHAPVYFEKYEVYGDMKAVPAEVLDSIRKNKVCLKGGLATPMGGGVSSLNVQLRKELDLYASLVNCFNLPGLPTRHENVDIVVIRENTEGEYSGLEHEVVPGVVESLKFCSERIAKYAFEYAYLNNRKKVTAVHKANIMKLADGLFLESCREVATRYPGIKYNEIIVDNCCMQLVSKPEQFDVMVTPNLYGNLVANTAAGIAGGTGVMPGGNVGADHAVFEQGASAGNVGNEKVVEQQKANPVALLLSSAMMLRHLQFPAFADRLETAVKKVILEGKYRTKDLGGTSTTQEVVEAVINALD; this is encoded by the exons ATGGCGACGACACGATCCGCGCCACTCCTCAAACACCTCCTGGCCCGCCTGAATCCGGCCCGATCCGTCACATACATGCCTCGGCCCGGCGACGGCACCCCGCGGGCGGTGACGCTGATCCCGGGCGACGGGATCGGTCCGCTGGTGACCGGCGCAGTGGAGCAGGTTATGGATGCGATGCATGCGCCAGTGTACTTCGAGAAGTATGAGGTGTACGGCGACATGAAGGCGGTGCCGGCGGAGGTGCTGGATTCGATTAGGAAGAATAAGGTGTGTTTGAAGGGAGGGCTGGCAACGCCTATGGGCGGCGGTGTGAGCTCGCTGAACGTGCAGCTGAGGAAGGAGCTTGATCTCTACGCTTCGCTTGTTAACTGCTTCAACCTCCCTGGCCTTCCCACGCGCCACGAGAACGTTGACATCGTTGTCATCAGAGAAAACACAGAGGGCGAGTACTCCGGCCTCGAACACGAGGTTGTTCCCGGCGTCGTCGAAAGCCTCAAG TTCTGTTCAGAGCGCATTGCCAAATATGCTTTCGAGTATGCTTACCTAAATAATAGAAAGAAGGTGACTGCTGTGCACAAAGCAAACATTATGAAACTTGCAGATGGTTTATTCTTGGAATCTTGTCGAGAGGTTGCCACAAGGTATCCCGGTATCAAGTATAATGAAATCATTGTAGACAACTGCTGCATGCAGCTTGTTTCAAAGCCTGAGCAGTTTGATGTCATG GTAACCCCCAATCTTTATGGGAATCTTGTCGCAAATACAGCGGCAGGTATTGCTGGAGGTACCGGAGTCATGCCGGGAG GTAATGTGGGGGCTGATCACGCTGTGTTTGAACAAGGTGCTTCAGCAGGAAATGTTGGTAATGAGAAAGTAGTAGAACAACAGAAAGCCAACCCAGTGGCACTCCTTCTTTCGTCGGCCATGATGCTTCGACATCTTCAGTTTCCTGCATTTGCTGACCGATTGGAAACTGCCGTTAAAAAGGTGATTTTGGAGGGTAAATATCGGACGAAGGACCTTGGAGGCACAAGCACCACACAAGAGGTAGTTGAAGCAGTGATAAATGCTTTAGATTGA
- the LOC108335968 gene encoding isocitrate dehydrogenase [NAD] regulatory subunit 1, mitochondrial isoform X1, which yields MATTRSAPLLKHLLARLNPARSVTYMPRPGDGTPRAVTLIPGDGIGPLVTGAVEQVMDAMHAPVYFEKYEVYGDMKAVPAEVLDSIRKNKVCLKGGLATPMGGGVSSLNVQLRKELDLYASLVNCFNLPGLPTRHENVDIVVIRENTEGEYSGLEHEVVPGVVESLKVITKFCSERIAKYAFEYAYLNNRKKVTAVHKANIMKLADGLFLESCREVATRYPGIKYNEIIVDNCCMQLVSKPEQFDVMVTPNLYGNLVANTAAGIAGGTGVMPGGNVGADHAVFEQGASAGNVGNEKVVEQQKANPVALLLSSAMMLRHLQFPAFADRLETAVKKVILEGKYRTKDLGGTSTTQEVVEAVINALD from the exons ATGGCGACGACACGATCCGCGCCACTCCTCAAACACCTCCTGGCCCGCCTGAATCCGGCCCGATCCGTCACATACATGCCTCGGCCCGGCGACGGCACCCCGCGGGCGGTGACGCTGATCCCGGGCGACGGGATCGGTCCGCTGGTGACCGGCGCAGTGGAGCAGGTTATGGATGCGATGCATGCGCCAGTGTACTTCGAGAAGTATGAGGTGTACGGCGACATGAAGGCGGTGCCGGCGGAGGTGCTGGATTCGATTAGGAAGAATAAGGTGTGTTTGAAGGGAGGGCTGGCAACGCCTATGGGCGGCGGTGTGAGCTCGCTGAACGTGCAGCTGAGGAAGGAGCTTGATCTCTACGCTTCGCTTGTTAACTGCTTCAACCTCCCTGGCCTTCCCACGCGCCACGAGAACGTTGACATCGTTGTCATCAGAGAAAACACAGAGGGCGAGTACTCCGGCCTCGAACACGAGGTTGTTCCCGGCGTCGTCGAAAGCCTCAAG GTAATAACAAAGTTCTGTTCAGAGCGCATTGCCAAATATGCTTTCGAGTATGCTTACCTAAATAATAGAAAGAAGGTGACTGCTGTGCACAAAGCAAACATTATGAAACTTGCAGATGGTTTATTCTTGGAATCTTGTCGAGAGGTTGCCACAAGGTATCCCGGTATCAAGTATAATGAAATCATTGTAGACAACTGCTGCATGCAGCTTGTTTCAAAGCCTGAGCAGTTTGATGTCATG GTAACCCCCAATCTTTATGGGAATCTTGTCGCAAATACAGCGGCAGGTATTGCTGGAGGTACCGGAGTCATGCCGGGAG GTAATGTGGGGGCTGATCACGCTGTGTTTGAACAAGGTGCTTCAGCAGGAAATGTTGGTAATGAGAAAGTAGTAGAACAACAGAAAGCCAACCCAGTGGCACTCCTTCTTTCGTCGGCCATGATGCTTCGACATCTTCAGTTTCCTGCATTTGCTGACCGATTGGAAACTGCCGTTAAAAAGGTGATTTTGGAGGGTAAATATCGGACGAAGGACCTTGGAGGCACAAGCACCACACAAGAGGTAGTTGAAGCAGTGATAAATGCTTTAGATTGA
- the LOC108334667 gene encoding serine acetyltransferase 2, producing the protein MACLSRHHHRAWLTTQDMLQRCPLSAHQRRLHDDADSNPINVPSLSSAYRLFPVYAMGALDPTTEPELDGPDPIWNAVREEAKLEAEKEPILSSFLYASILAHDCFEQSLAFVVANRLQNATLLATQLMDIFCNVILYDKPIQRSIRLDVQAFKDRDPACLSYCSALLYMKGYHALQVHRVAHALWHQGRKVLALALQSRVSEVFGVDIHPAAKIGEGILLDHGTGVVIGETAIIGNRVSLMHGVTLGGTGKEIGDRHPKVGEGALIGASATILGNIKIGEGAMIAAGSLVLKDVPPHSIAAGIPAKVISGLEDHDPSLTMKHDATKDFFTQVATNFRDEKPNGAQNPDRNEVNN; encoded by the exons ATGGCTTGTCTCAGCCGCCACCACCACCGCGCCTGGCTCACTACCCAAGACATGCTCCAACGCTGCCCTCTCTCCGCTCACCAACGTCGTCTCCACGATGACGCCGACTCAAACCCCATTAACGTCCCCTCTCTCTCCTCCGCCTACCGTCTCTTCCCCGTCTACGCCATGGGCGCCCTCGACCCCACAACCGAACCCGAATTGGACGGACCCGACCCTATTTGGAACGCTGTCAGAGAGGAGGCAAAGCTCGAG GCCGAGAAGGAGCCGATTTTGAGTAGCTTCCTGTACGCTAGTATTTTGGCGCACGATTGCTTCGAACAATCATTGGCCTTTGTCGTCGCCAACCGTCTCCAAAACGCTACTCTCTTGGCCACTCAGCTCATGGATATTTTCTGCAATGTCATTCTGTATGACAAACCTATCCAACGATCCATTCGCCTTGATGTTCag GCATTTAAAGATCGGGACCCTGCATGTTTGTCCTATTGCTCCGCACTTTTATACATGAAG GGTTATCATGCTCTGCAAGTACATCGAGTAGCCCATGCATTGTGGCACCAGGGACGCAAAGTCTTGGCCCTGGCTTTGCAAAGCCGTGTTAGTGAG GTTTTTGGAGTGGACATTCATCCAG CTGCGAAAATTGGGGAGGGAATTTTATTAGATCATGGGACAGGTGTGGTTATTGGTGAAACTGCTATTATTGGAAACAGAGTTTCATTGATGCAC GGTGTAACGTTAGGAGGCACAGGAAAGGAAATTGGTGATCGCCATCCCAAAGTAGGTGAAGGGGCACTAATTGGAGCTAGTGCAACCATACTTGGGAATATAAAGATTGGTGAAGGTGCGATGATAGCCGCAGGTTCCCTCGTGTTAAAAGATGTTCCTCCCCACAG CATTGCGGCAGGAATACCAGCTAAAGTTATTAGTGGTCTAGAGGACCATGATCCATCTTTAACCATGAAGCATG ATGCTACTAAAGATTTTTTCACACAAGTAGCTACTAACTTCAGAGATGAAAAGCCCAATG GAGCTCAAAATCCAGATAGAAATGAAGTGAACAATTGA